A stretch of Candidatus Dormiibacterota bacterium DNA encodes these proteins:
- a CDS encoding DUF1156 domain-containing protein: MIAKDCKRLAEVDFPIAEVSRHAAREKSIRHGHPSTLHLWWARRPLASSRAVLLALLWPDPCDPLCPTEFKAKARKLLPQVGGCNPGTTDQDLRKALLKFIADFANWDNAAQRTYLEVSRALVKAAHGEEPPLVVDPFAGGGSIPLEALRLGCEAFASDLNPVACLILKVMLEDIPRHGPKLAEDLRRSGAEIKRQAEKDLADLYPKDPDSATPIAYLWARTVRCESPHCGAEIPLARSLWLCKKANRRRALKHRVVRPAGEPPRVEFEVFEPKAEKDVLGGTVTRAKATCLACGAVLPPERVRAQLAAERGGADVIFDAKSRRTGGARMLTVVTLKADEQGRHYRLPAERDYGAVRKAQERLAAILGEWERGGKEGLCPVPNEPLPPIGTLGFRVQRYGMLQWGDLFTARQKVALVTLALRMAREDGDVVEAMASSLSRLADKNASLAVWNRIGEKIEHVFGRQALPIVWDFAEVPIFSSSTGNFGSGVDLVRKVLEVWPGSLAGQVQLADATDHPLPDQTATVWFTDPPYYDAVPYADLSDFFLVWLKRALPGRAVLRDPFDPANPLSPKRREAVQDETKRDNGRPKDRAWFEETMARAFAEGRRVLREDGVGSVVFAHKTTEGWEALLSGMIRGGWTITGSWPIATERPGRLRAQESAALATSVHLICRPRPVDAGVGDWADVLRKLPTRVADWMERLQGEGVRGADLVFACIGPALEIFSRYTRVETADGREVALAEYLEKVWEVVGRSALAQVLGTAEAKTRNGAAGAVEEDARLTALFLWTLQSTDGETADDANDEGEDEEPSDEHDEEEGSSGGKAKGFTLVFDVVRRFAQPLGIELPKWEGRVIETKKGVVRLLPIAERAKQLFGEDGAQAVAARLEQESTTPNPLQGMLFPDIQAGAAPTIRGRGRGRGKGAGVDVSDESLAAAREATTLDRVHAAMLLQAGGRTNALRALLKAEQERGPDFLRLANALSALYPKGSEEKRLLDAMLLVVPR; this comes from the coding sequence ATGATCGCCAAGGACTGCAAGCGCCTGGCGGAGGTGGACTTCCCGATCGCCGAGGTGTCGCGGCACGCAGCGCGGGAGAAGTCGATCCGGCACGGGCATCCGAGCACGCTGCACCTGTGGTGGGCGCGGCGGCCGCTCGCATCGAGCCGGGCTGTGCTGCTCGCGCTACTGTGGCCGGACCCGTGTGATCCGCTGTGCCCGACGGAGTTCAAGGCGAAGGCGCGGAAGCTCTTGCCACAGGTGGGCGGCTGCAATCCGGGCACCACGGACCAGGATCTGCGCAAGGCGCTGCTCAAGTTCATCGCAGACTTCGCGAACTGGGATAACGCGGCGCAACGCACCTATCTCGAGGTGAGCCGGGCGCTGGTGAAGGCGGCGCACGGCGAGGAGCCGCCGCTGGTCGTGGACCCATTCGCGGGGGGCGGCTCGATCCCGCTCGAGGCGCTGCGGCTCGGGTGCGAGGCGTTCGCGAGCGACCTGAACCCCGTCGCCTGCCTGATCCTCAAGGTGATGCTCGAGGACATCCCGCGCCACGGCCCGAAGCTCGCGGAGGATCTGCGCCGCTCCGGGGCGGAGATCAAGCGGCAGGCGGAGAAGGATCTGGCCGACCTCTATCCGAAGGACCCGGACAGCGCGACGCCGATCGCCTACCTTTGGGCGCGGACCGTGCGCTGCGAGTCGCCGCACTGCGGTGCGGAGATCCCACTCGCGCGTTCGCTCTGGCTCTGCAAGAAGGCGAATCGCAGGCGGGCGCTCAAGCATCGCGTCGTTCGGCCCGCGGGCGAGCCGCCGCGCGTCGAGTTCGAGGTCTTCGAGCCGAAGGCGGAGAAAGACGTGCTCGGCGGCACGGTGACGCGGGCGAAGGCCACTTGCCTTGCCTGCGGTGCGGTGCTCCCGCCCGAGCGCGTGAGGGCGCAGCTCGCGGCGGAGCGTGGCGGCGCCGATGTAATCTTCGACGCGAAGAGCCGGCGTACGGGCGGGGCGCGGATGCTGACTGTCGTCACGCTCAAGGCCGACGAGCAGGGCCGGCACTACCGTCTGCCCGCCGAGCGCGACTACGGGGCCGTCCGGAAGGCGCAAGAGCGCCTCGCGGCGATCCTTGGTGAGTGGGAGCGTGGTGGGAAGGAGGGCCTCTGTCCGGTGCCGAATGAGCCGCTGCCGCCGATCGGGACGTTGGGCTTTCGCGTGCAGCGGTACGGCATGCTCCAGTGGGGGGATCTTTTCACGGCGCGGCAGAAGGTGGCGCTCGTGACGCTGGCGCTGCGGATGGCCCGAGAGGACGGAGACGTTGTTGAGGCAATGGCGTCTTCTCTTTCGAGACTTGCGGACAAGAACGCATCGCTCGCCGTGTGGAATCGGATCGGCGAGAAGATTGAGCACGTCTTCGGGCGTCAGGCGCTCCCAATCGTCTGGGACTTCGCAGAGGTGCCGATATTCTCGAGCTCCACCGGTAATTTCGGCAGCGGTGTCGATCTAGTCCGAAAGGTGTTAGAGGTTTGGCCTGGCTCTCTTGCGGGGCAAGTTCAACTCGCTGACGCTACCGATCACCCACTCCCCGACCAGACCGCAACCGTCTGGTTCACCGACCCGCCCTATTACGATGCGGTCCCGTACGCCGACCTCTCGGACTTCTTCCTCGTCTGGCTGAAGCGCGCGCTACCGGGACGAGCAGTCTTGCGGGATCCGTTCGATCCGGCGAACCCACTTTCGCCCAAACGGCGCGAGGCCGTGCAGGACGAGACGAAACGAGACAACGGTCGGCCGAAGGACCGCGCGTGGTTCGAGGAGACGATGGCCCGTGCCTTCGCCGAGGGCCGACGGGTACTGCGAGAGGACGGCGTGGGCTCCGTGGTTTTTGCCCACAAGACGACAGAAGGCTGGGAAGCTCTCCTCTCCGGGATGATTCGGGGCGGCTGGACGATTACCGGCTCGTGGCCCATCGCCACGGAGCGCCCCGGGCGACTGCGCGCACAGGAGTCTGCCGCCCTCGCCACCAGCGTCCACCTCATCTGCCGCCCCCGCCCCGTGGATGCCGGCGTCGGTGACTGGGCCGACGTGCTGCGCAAACTGCCGACCCGCGTCGCCGACTGGATGGAACGCCTTCAGGGCGAAGGGGTCCGCGGCGCCGACCTCGTCTTCGCCTGCATCGGGCCGGCGCTCGAGATCTTCAGCCGCTATACGAGGGTCGAGACCGCCGACGGTCGCGAGGTGGCACTCGCCGAGTACCTGGAGAAGGTCTGGGAGGTCGTTGGCCGTAGCGCCCTCGCACAAGTGCTCGGCACCGCCGAGGCCAAGACCCGCAACGGCGCCGCCGGAGCCGTCGAGGAGGACGCGCGGCTCACGGCGCTCTTCCTGTGGACGCTCCAGAGCACGGATGGCGAGACGGCGGACGACGCAAACGACGAGGGCGAGGACGAGGAACCGTCCGACGAACACGACGAAGAAGAGGGCTCCTCCGGCGGCAAGGCCAAGGGCTTCACGCTTGTCTTCGACGTCGTGCGCCGCTTCGCGCAGCCACTCGGCATCGAGCTCCCCAAGTGGGAAGGCCGGGTTATCGAGACGAAGAAGGGCGTCGTGCGCCTGCTGCCGATCGCCGAGCGGGCGAAGCAGCTCTTCGGCGAGGACGGCGCGCAGGCCGTTGCTGCGCGGCTCGAGCAAGAGTCGACGACGCCCAACCCGCTCCAGGGGATGCTGTTCCCTGACATCCAGGCCGGTGCGGCTCCCACGATCCGCGGGCGTGGCCGAGGCCGCGGGAAGGGAGCTGGCGTCGACGTGTCGGACGAGAGCCTGGCCGCCGCCCGCGAGGCCACGACCCTCGACCGTGTCCATGCAGCGATGCTCCTCCAGGCCGGCGGCCGCACCAACGCACTGCGCGCCTTGCTCAAGGCCGAGCAGGAGCGCGGTCCCGATTTCCTACGCCTGGCGAACGCGCTCTCGGCTCTCTACCCGAAGGGCAGCGAAGAGAAGCGTTTGCTCGATGCTATGCTGCTGGTGGTGCCGAGGTGA
- a CDS encoding ATP-dependent helicase — protein sequence MGQVAVVIGQAGTGKTTWLMGRAKELAPGLVAAEHQRMLVITYMHGARRRLEHKLKDAGRTIPYSIATIDGFALSIVNRWRTALGHTTPVAAVPGDVDFADGVLGIEADFGRVVGSAARLLQSQTVGGIIGATYPLILIDEFQDCHGPRLEFVAALSKQGSVLLAADEFQLLDSTVPGCPAVEWARTQTATGVGTIEELTTCHRTSVTGILAAARCLRDNTPATGRTIPVVCCLNHGPAAWKIIERLVCCAPSDRWTGTCALICPSHDPVLEKVLESCTTQLRKKNLAPIRWQVERSAEEEQGRTATSLGLATATPDSDGSWQTPSGPLDGVATNVLNRVQRFARLRGIDVIPHRLVARHVDMTVHQQRAYWSPSSSRTVTTVHGAKNREFDNVFVLWPYKVPSDVAQRRRLLYNAVTRSRRNCMVLVHGDENRARTDPVLALLGLPEPAFKPNRTLRERTTMRTGR from the coding sequence ATGGGGCAAGTGGCGGTCGTTATCGGCCAGGCGGGGACGGGGAAGACCACATGGCTCATGGGCAGGGCCAAGGAGTTGGCGCCAGGGCTTGTCGCTGCTGAGCACCAGCGAATGCTCGTCATTACTTACATGCACGGTGCCAGGCGCAGGCTGGAGCACAAGCTCAAGGACGCCGGCCGGACGATCCCCTACTCAATTGCAACCATTGACGGGTTCGCGTTGTCCATCGTCAACCGCTGGCGAACTGCCCTGGGACACACGACACCAGTCGCAGCGGTGCCGGGGGATGTGGACTTCGCCGACGGTGTGCTCGGCATCGAGGCCGATTTCGGAAGAGTTGTCGGCAGCGCGGCTCGGCTGCTTCAGAGCCAGACCGTCGGCGGGATCATCGGCGCAACCTACCCCCTTATCCTCATAGACGAGTTCCAGGACTGCCACGGACCACGACTGGAGTTCGTCGCCGCCTTGTCAAAGCAAGGCTCTGTTCTGCTCGCTGCGGACGAGTTCCAACTCCTTGACTCCACGGTTCCGGGCTGCCCGGCGGTCGAATGGGCAAGGACGCAGACAGCCACCGGGGTGGGGACCATCGAGGAACTCACGACCTGCCATCGGACCTCGGTTACGGGCATCTTGGCCGCCGCGCGATGCCTTCGGGACAACACCCCCGCAACCGGACGGACTATTCCCGTCGTGTGTTGTCTCAATCATGGACCTGCGGCGTGGAAGATCATCGAGCGGTTGGTGTGTTGCGCACCCTCTGACCGGTGGACGGGAACGTGCGCATTGATCTGTCCGAGCCACGATCCCGTGTTGGAAAAGGTCCTGGAATCCTGCACAACCCAGCTTCGGAAGAAGAACCTCGCCCCGATCCGGTGGCAAGTAGAGCGCTCCGCTGAGGAAGAGCAAGGTCGTACTGCCACCAGTCTCGGACTGGCGACGGCCACGCCTGACTCGGATGGCAGTTGGCAAACGCCTTCTGGGCCGCTTGATGGGGTTGCCACGAACGTCCTGAATCGCGTTCAGCGTTTTGCGCGGCTCCGAGGCATCGACGTCATCCCGCACAGGCTCGTGGCTCGGCACGTGGATATGACCGTTCACCAGCAACGGGCCTACTGGTCGCCCTCATCGAGCAGAACGGTGACCACGGTACATGGCGCAAAGAACCGGGAGTTCGACAACGTCTTCGTCTTGTGGCCCTACAAGGTTCCCTCGGACGTCGCTCAGCGAAGACGTCTGCTCTACAATGCGGTCACTCGCAGTAGACGAAATTGCATGGTGTTGGTCCATGGCGACGAGAATAGGGCCCGCACTGACCCCGTGCTGGCTCTGCTCGGGCTACCTGAACCTGCCTTCAAGCCAAATCGCACGTTGAGGGAACGAACGACGATGAGGACTGGAAGATAG
- a CDS encoding AAA family ATPase produces the protein MNTTIKTLIVKRFRSLPSARIDLDNPTFLVGRNGSGKSNLVDVFAFLSEAMSLPLRAVFDRRGGIAAVRNKTSGKSFPPNLGLAVVFGALDGTATTGRYAFEVKALPDYGFEVDREQCLIHSRDGGREWFERQGKKFSSSAEGLRPRIDPSALALPVVGGHAGFAPVLRALSALRVYSIEPQKLREMQDPDSGVTLKPDGSNAGSVLKEIERQSPEDAARICEILALIVPNTKSVHAKKHGNKLSLEFTQEWEQGSHSRRNISVGEPKTGSQTKMLRFEAFNMSDGTLRALGLLAAVFQRPSPALLAIEEPEATIHPGALGAVLDLLKGATRRMQVVITTHSPDVLDQKWIRDSQIRVVDWSEGATRVAALSDASRRAIQEHLMGAGELLRSNALDPQPLFDEAISQQELFERVE, from the coding sequence ATGAACACGACCATCAAGACTCTGATCGTTAAACGATTCCGCAGCCTCCCCTCGGCCCGGATCGATCTCGACAACCCGACCTTTCTGGTCGGGAGGAACGGCTCGGGCAAGAGCAATCTTGTGGATGTGTTCGCCTTTCTCTCCGAGGCTATGTCCCTCCCTTTGCGGGCGGTCTTCGATCGGCGCGGCGGCATCGCCGCCGTCCGGAACAAGACCTCTGGCAAGAGCTTTCCGCCAAATCTCGGGCTGGCGGTGGTTTTCGGGGCGCTCGATGGAACTGCCACAACGGGACGGTACGCGTTCGAAGTCAAGGCTCTTCCGGATTATGGGTTCGAGGTAGACCGCGAGCAGTGCCTGATCCACTCTCGAGATGGGGGGCGGGAGTGGTTCGAGCGTCAGGGCAAGAAGTTCTCGTCGAGCGCGGAGGGACTTCGCCCTCGCATAGACCCGTCAGCCCTTGCTCTACCGGTCGTCGGGGGTCACGCTGGTTTTGCCCCCGTCCTGCGAGCCTTGAGCGCGCTCCGCGTCTATTCCATCGAGCCGCAGAAGCTGCGGGAGATGCAGGACCCTGACAGCGGGGTGACTTTGAAGCCCGATGGAAGCAATGCCGGCAGCGTGCTGAAGGAGATCGAGCGACAGTCGCCGGAGGACGCGGCCCGGATCTGCGAGATTCTGGCATTAATCGTTCCGAACACGAAAAGCGTGCACGCCAAGAAGCACGGCAACAAGCTGTCTCTCGAGTTCACGCAGGAGTGGGAACAAGGCTCGCACTCGAGAAGAAACATTAGTGTTGGAGAGCCCAAGACGGGAAGCCAGACGAAGATGCTCCGCTTCGAGGCTTTCAATATGTCCGATGGAACTCTGCGAGCCCTGGGGCTTCTTGCCGCAGTCTTTCAGAGGCCCTCCCCCGCGCTTCTAGCGATCGAGGAACCCGAAGCGACAATTCATCCCGGCGCGCTCGGAGCCGTGCTCGATCTCTTGAAGGGGGCAACGAGGCGAATGCAAGTTGTTATCACGACGCACAGCCCCGATGTTCTGGACCAAAAGTGGATCCGCGACAGCCAGATCCGGGTGGTCGACTGGAGCGAGGGAGCCACTCGTGTTGCCGCCCTCTCCGATGCTTCCCGCCGGGCCATCCAGGAACATCTGATGGGCGCCGGAGAGCTTCTTCGCTCGAACGCACTGGATCCCCAGCCCTTGTTCGACGAAGCGATCTCGCAGCAAGAGTTGTTCGAGAGAGTTGAATGA
- a CDS encoding DUF499 domain-containing protein — translation MEPWYKVATPRKEVREGRSFNPDEFAIALEQIVAGTAPVDYRDPEQFFARTCFTRALREHAGMVLRRLSGKTENTAPVLTLITQFGGGKTHTLTALYHLAKNGKKAGGFTGVAALLREAALSSVPEARVAVFVGNAWDPQPGRETPWIDIARQLSGDKGVEALGPAARTTPPGTEAIARVFQAAGAPVLLLFDEVLNFLNRHRASADSFHAFIQNLTVATTGTTHGATVISLPRSQVEMTDWDMEWQDRISKVVRRVAKDLIANDETEISEVVRRRLFEDLGREKIRKSVAWAFGDWCFERRAQLPPEWTAVDSAATEAKAREYLRGRFEACYPFHPATLSVFQRKWQALPQYQQTRGTLAMLAQWISIAAQDAFRKARTEPLLTLGSAPLSEPGFRSVVLGQLGESRLVAAIDTDIAGEQAHSKALDADTKGPLREIHRRVGTAILFESSGGQTDKVAHLPELRFALGEPELDTTSIDNAALALEGRSYFIRKAGSDGFRMGYQPTMKKVVSDRRASLDEETEVKPTLRKLVEDEFRRGASIPVVPFPHDGAEIPDTPRLTLVVADPEVEWSGGGSQRAQIAEWTRQRGKSPRLYPGALVWCLKKPGRDLREKVEICLAWRRVAREVAEGTLGGEFDKSDRAELQSRVKESEEAAKDGVWGDYRYAVLADGHEDEGLKVIDLGAGHSSSGETLCGRVILALKSGALLNESVGASYIERNWPPALKDSGAWPLASLRQSFLNGSLTRLVDPDAVLKTKVVEFVIRGDFGLASGPKPTGTYERMWFQEMVSPDEVAFESDVYLLRKASAEALVSGAPPQPVSGPSPQPGPEPIPVPLRGPTTGPDTGPVVQTRTLRLVGTVPSEIWNRLGTKILPKLRSGSDLKIGLDFSVTVKADGAGSLAAELRQILQELGLSEVVRVE, via the coding sequence ATGGAACCCTGGTACAAGGTTGCCACCCCTCGCAAGGAAGTCCGCGAAGGCCGCTCGTTCAACCCGGACGAGTTCGCCATCGCCCTCGAGCAGATCGTGGCCGGGACGGCGCCGGTGGACTATCGCGATCCCGAGCAATTCTTTGCCCGCACCTGCTTCACGCGGGCGCTGCGCGAGCATGCCGGCATGGTGTTGCGCCGGCTCTCGGGCAAGACCGAGAACACCGCACCGGTCCTCACGCTCATCACCCAGTTCGGCGGCGGCAAGACGCACACGCTCACCGCTCTCTACCATCTCGCCAAGAATGGGAAGAAGGCAGGCGGGTTCACTGGCGTCGCTGCCCTGTTGCGGGAGGCCGCGCTCTCCTCGGTCCCGGAGGCACGGGTCGCCGTCTTCGTGGGCAATGCCTGGGACCCGCAGCCTGGCCGCGAGACGCCGTGGATCGACATCGCCCGCCAGCTCTCGGGTGACAAGGGCGTCGAGGCGCTCGGCCCGGCGGCACGGACCACACCACCCGGAACCGAGGCGATCGCACGAGTCTTCCAAGCGGCCGGCGCGCCGGTGCTCCTGCTCTTCGACGAGGTGCTCAACTTCCTGAACCGCCACCGGGCAAGCGCCGATTCGTTCCACGCCTTCATCCAGAACCTGACTGTCGCCACGACCGGCACCACGCACGGCGCGACGGTGATCAGCCTCCCCCGCAGCCAGGTCGAGATGACCGACTGGGACATGGAGTGGCAGGACCGGATCTCCAAAGTCGTGCGGCGCGTCGCCAAGGATCTGATCGCAAACGACGAGACCGAGATCAGCGAGGTCGTCCGGCGCCGTCTTTTCGAGGACCTGGGGAGAGAGAAGATCCGCAAAAGCGTCGCGTGGGCCTTCGGCGACTGGTGTTTCGAGCGGCGCGCCCAGCTCCCACCGGAGTGGACCGCGGTGGACTCCGCCGCGACCGAGGCCAAGGCGCGCGAGTATCTGCGCGGCCGTTTCGAGGCCTGCTACCCGTTTCATCCGGCGACGCTATCGGTCTTCCAGCGCAAGTGGCAGGCGCTGCCGCAGTACCAGCAAACGCGCGGCACGCTGGCGATGCTGGCCCAGTGGATCTCGATCGCCGCTCAGGACGCCTTCCGCAAGGCGCGCACCGAACCGCTCCTCACGCTCGGGTCGGCGCCGCTCTCCGAACCCGGGTTCCGAAGTGTGGTGCTGGGCCAGCTCGGTGAGTCGCGGCTTGTCGCGGCGATCGACACCGACATCGCCGGTGAGCAGGCGCACAGCAAGGCGCTCGACGCTGACACCAAAGGACCGCTGCGAGAGATCCACCGGCGCGTCGGCACCGCGATCCTCTTCGAGTCGTCGGGCGGGCAGACCGACAAGGTCGCGCACCTTCCCGAGCTGCGCTTTGCCCTCGGCGAGCCCGAGCTCGACACAACATCCATCGATAATGCCGCCCTCGCACTGGAGGGCCGGTCTTATTTCATCCGCAAGGCAGGCTCGGACGGCTTCCGCATGGGCTACCAGCCCACGATGAAGAAGGTGGTGAGCGACCGGCGCGCGTCGCTCGACGAGGAGACCGAAGTCAAGCCCACCCTACGCAAGCTCGTCGAGGACGAGTTCCGGCGCGGGGCGAGCATCCCCGTCGTGCCCTTCCCGCACGATGGGGCCGAGATCCCGGACACGCCGAGACTCACGCTGGTGGTGGCCGATCCCGAGGTGGAGTGGTCCGGCGGCGGCTCGCAGCGCGCGCAGATCGCCGAGTGGACCCGCCAGCGTGGCAAGTCCCCGCGGCTCTACCCGGGCGCGCTCGTCTGGTGCCTAAAGAAGCCGGGCCGCGACCTGCGCGAGAAAGTCGAGATCTGTCTTGCATGGAGGCGGGTGGCGCGGGAGGTCGCCGAGGGGACGCTCGGCGGTGAGTTCGACAAGAGCGATCGGGCAGAGCTCCAGTCCAGGGTGAAGGAGTCCGAGGAGGCCGCCAAAGATGGAGTCTGGGGCGATTATCGCTACGCAGTCCTCGCGGACGGTCACGAGGATGAGGGACTAAAAGTGATCGACCTTGGCGCAGGCCACTCTTCAAGCGGTGAAACCCTATGTGGTCGTGTCATTCTCGCCCTTAAGTCTGGAGCGCTCCTCAATGAGTCCGTCGGCGCCAGCTACATCGAGCGCAACTGGCCGCCTGCCTTGAAGGATTCCGGGGCGTGGCCACTCGCGAGCCTGCGGCAGAGCTTCCTCAATGGCTCGCTCACGAGGCTGGTCGATCCGGATGCGGTCCTAAAAACCAAGGTCGTCGAGTTCGTCATCCGGGGTGACTTCGGACTCGCGTCGGGTCCGAAACCCACCGGGACTTACGAGAGGATGTGGTTCCAGGAGATGGTATCGCCCGACGAGGTTGCCTTCGAGTCCGACGTATACTTGCTGAGAAAGGCCTCGGCGGAGGCGCTCGTATCGGGTGCTCCACCCCAGCCCGTGTCAGGACCGAGTCCCCAGCCTGGTCCCGAACCGATTCCCGTGCCCCTGCGCGGCCCGACGACGGGACCAGACACAGGGCCCGTCGTGCAGACCAGGACACTTCGACTTGTGGGCACCGTTCCTTCAGAGATATGGAACCGCCTCGGAACGAAGATCCTCCCGAAACTGCGCTCCGGGTCAGATCTCAAGATCGGTTTGGACTTTTCAGTGACAGTGAAGGCAGACGGAGCAGGGAGCCTCGCAGCAGAGCTCCGGCAGATACTTCAGGAACTCGGGCTTTCTGAAGTCGTACGGGTAGAATGA
- a CDS encoding AAA family ATPase: protein MRISQIEIRNFRGIRHGRITLPAHAVLLGANNSGKTTIVESLALLFGRERMVRPVSDWDFYGGAPKPDSRFHIIATITGFPSDDAKMLPGWFVGEHAARPVWWHDDMEAVSFESDPPDGARLAAQVALTGRYDDETCEFELARYFYDGECDPFTDGYNPVSAQVVRDVGLFLLSSNREWDRLLSFGSSTLLKVLREYDALPGKALEELKAQLRTGVVKIEEASPLCDILDASARELQSFLLIQPTGKLVYRPTSLDAVSVLQSLVAHVSESDDLLVPVSRQGAGMISLQAFLLLLAFAEQRRTKDRNFILAAEEPELHLHPSLHQRLVHRIRASSVQSIVTTQSPHVAAGYQPSEVIFVKNLRGELTAAPVRKEAIRDIGSKSVRKLYLAHRGAFYEALMGGVILVPEGMYDFEWLSLWQRLAQSSPDSAMFFRLRPITILPTSDAALVESFKELSKFRLDAIPVVDGDTAGTGYLNQLISATPSPLKLVRYGDGAATECLAAWILEPALAAPGSALGTLLPSPANRTLRGLQDALVDATTKKDRELRENLVWESLPTLGCCNRAGEFFHDLAAIAFGEQPKNSGWTIDTKPSGTKVFAASHIRRA from the coding sequence ATGCGCATATCTCAGATTGAGATACGAAACTTCAGGGGCATCCGGCACGGGCGTATTACGTTGCCCGCTCATGCCGTCCTCCTGGGCGCGAACAACTCGGGCAAGACCACAATCGTCGAATCGCTCGCCCTCCTCTTCGGCCGGGAACGCATGGTCCGGCCGGTGTCCGACTGGGACTTCTATGGCGGGGCACCTAAACCGGACTCGCGGTTTCATATCATCGCAACCATAACCGGCTTCCCATCTGACGATGCCAAGATGTTACCGGGGTGGTTCGTTGGGGAACACGCTGCCCGGCCAGTATGGTGGCACGATGATATGGAAGCTGTTTCCTTTGAGTCAGACCCTCCCGACGGCGCGCGACTCGCCGCTCAGGTGGCTCTGACCGGGCGGTATGACGACGAGACGTGCGAGTTCGAGCTGGCCAGGTATTTCTATGACGGGGAGTGCGATCCGTTCACCGATGGCTACAATCCAGTATCCGCCCAGGTCGTGCGAGACGTCGGCTTGTTTCTTCTCTCCAGCAACCGGGAATGGGACAGGCTCCTGTCCTTCGGTTCCTCCACGTTGCTGAAGGTTCTCCGAGAATACGACGCGCTCCCTGGTAAGGCCCTGGAGGAATTGAAGGCGCAACTCCGAACAGGTGTCGTGAAGATCGAGGAGGCGTCACCGCTTTGTGACATTCTTGATGCCTCCGCACGGGAACTTCAGTCGTTCCTTCTCATCCAGCCAACCGGCAAGCTGGTCTACAGGCCGACGTCTTTGGATGCCGTTTCGGTCCTACAAAGCCTCGTGGCCCACGTGTCGGAATCGGACGACCTGCTCGTGCCTGTTTCGCGGCAAGGCGCAGGCATGATCTCACTCCAGGCGTTTCTCTTGCTTCTGGCTTTTGCGGAACAGCGAAGGACGAAAGACAGGAACTTCATCCTCGCAGCGGAGGAGCCGGAGCTTCACCTGCATCCGTCTTTACACCAACGGTTGGTGCATCGAATTCGGGCCTCCAGCGTTCAGTCCATCGTTACCACGCAGTCCCCGCATGTTGCGGCAGGCTATCAGCCCTCCGAGGTCATCTTCGTTAAGAACCTGCGCGGTGAATTGACGGCCGCGCCGGTCAGGAAGGAAGCGATACGGGATATTGGCAGCAAAAGCGTAAGGAAGCTCTACCTGGCCCACCGCGGCGCCTTCTATGAAGCACTAATGGGCGGGGTGATCCTCGTACCCGAGGGGATGTACGACTTTGAATGGCTCAGCCTTTGGCAGCGGCTTGCCCAGTCCTCGCCGGATTCTGCGATGTTCTTCCGCCTCAGGCCTATCACGATCCTGCCGACTAGCGACGCTGCACTTGTGGAGAGCTTCAAGGAGCTCAGCAAGTTCAGGCTAGATGCGATCCCGGTTGTTGACGGGGATACAGCCGGTACCGGATATCTGAACCAGTTGATCTCCGCGACCCCTTCGCCGTTAAAGCTCGTTCGTTACGGCGACGGCGCAGCCACGGAGTGTCTCGCGGCTTGGATTCTTGAACCAGCGCTCGCTGCACCAGGAAGCGCCCTGGGCACACTCCTGCCCAGTCCCGCCAACCGGACCTTGCGCGGTTTGCAGGACGCCCTTGTCGACGCCACTACCAAAAAGGACCGCGAGCTTCGGGAGAATCTGGTGTGGGAATCGCTTCCCACTCTGGGATGCTGCAACAGGGCGGGCGAGTTCTTCCATGATCTTGCCGCGATAGCCTTCGGAGAACAGCCGAAGAACTCCGGGTGGACCATTGATACAAAGCCGAGCGGGACCAAGGTCTTCGCCGCCAGCCATATCAGGAGGGCCTGA
- a CDS encoding DUF4276 family protein, with translation MTIQPIVEGDGEMEAVPALLRRLLAEGAVTGVQVGKPIKRPRNQLVREEVLTRMVRFALLRPECGAVLIILDGNSDCPKTLGPVLQGWAEAAAGRVPCAVVLAHREYEAWFLASLESLRGIRGIRREAEAHPDPEEPRDAKGELEICMEPSRAYHPTVDQPALTALFDMAQAYSRSRSFRRMVRAVELLLRAASIPIPIWPPPGWLPHVEGI, from the coding sequence ATGACCATTCAACCGATCGTGGAGGGCGATGGTGAGATGGAGGCGGTGCCGGCACTTCTCCGGCGCTTGCTTGCTGAAGGAGCAGTGACAGGAGTACAAGTTGGCAAACCGATCAAGCGGCCGAGAAACCAGCTCGTCAGAGAGGAAGTGCTGACGAGGATGGTCCGGTTCGCTCTGCTCAGGCCCGAATGCGGTGCTGTTCTGATCATCCTCGACGGGAACTCTGACTGTCCCAAGACACTTGGTCCCGTTTTGCAGGGCTGGGCAGAGGCCGCCGCAGGGAGAGTCCCCTGTGCAGTGGTCCTGGCGCACCGGGAGTACGAGGCTTGGTTTCTTGCTTCTCTGGAGTCATTGCGCGGCATCCGGGGTATTCGGCGCGAGGCAGAGGCACATCCCGATCCAGAAGAGCCCAGGGACGCTAAGGGAGAACTCGAAATATGCATGGAACCCAGTAGAGCCTACCATCCGACCGTTGACCAACCAGCGTTGACCGCGTTGTTTGACATGGCGCAAGCGTACAGTCGGTCGAGGAGCTTTCGTCGAATGGTTCGGGCCGTCGAGCTCCTCCTGAGAGCGGCAAGTATCCCAATACCCATATGGCCACCGCCGGGCTGGCTGCCTCATGTAGAGGGCATCTAA